GGCGACCTTGGACCTGCTCCTGCTCGCCGTCGCCGCGCTCGCCGCGGCCGGGATCGGCGCGCTGGGACTCGGCATCGCCTTCCAGGTGCTGGCCTTCGCGGTCACCGCCGCGGCCATGGTCACGCTGGTCCGCCCGATCGCACGCCGGCACCTGACCGGGCACCCGAAGCTGCGCACCGGTGTGGCCGCGCTGATCGGCCGCGAAGCCGTCGTACTCGCGCCCTGTGACCGCGACGACGGCCGGGTCCGGATCGGTGGCGAGGAGTGGAGCGCCCGCTCCTACGACCCCGACCTGCACATCCCCGCGGGCACCCGCGTCGACGTGTTCGCCATCGAGGGGGCTACCGCCCTCGTCCATCCTCAGGAGGAACCATGGCCGGACTGATCATCGGAATCGTCGTCGCGCTGCTCGCTGTCGTGCTGGTACTGCGGACCGTGCGGATCGTGCCGCAGGCGCGGGCGGTCAACGTCGAACGCCTCGGCCGGTACCTGCGCACCCTCGAGCCC
This Kribbella sp. NBC_00482 DNA region includes the following protein-coding sequences:
- a CDS encoding NfeD family protein, with the protein product MQSWILWLIVAAVLGTAELMTATLDLLLLAVAALAAAGIGALGLGIAFQVLAFAVTAAAMVTLVRPIARRHLTGHPKLRTGVAALIGREAVVLAPCDRDDGRVRIGGEEWSARSYDPDLHIPAGTRVDVFAIEGATALVHPQEEPWPD